A window of the Zeugodacus cucurbitae isolate PBARC_wt_2022May chromosome 4, idZeuCucr1.2, whole genome shotgun sequence genome harbors these coding sequences:
- the LOC128921330 gene encoding cell death protein rpr, with the protein MAHAFYIPNQAALLRRTYLQEQEQERQRDDWKTFWRLLLTIFYELLHQYVLFERRTMGSCRPTRFL; encoded by the coding sequence ATGGCTCACGCTTTCTACATACCAAATCAAGCGGCCTTATTGAGACGCACCTATCTGCAGGAGCAGGAGCAGGAGCGGCAACGAGATGACTGGAAAACATTCTGGCGTCTCCTGCTGACAATATTCTATGAATTATTACATCAATATGTGCTGTTTGAGCGGCGTACTATGGGCAGTTGTCGACCAACGAGATTTCTATAA